The Pirellulales bacterium DNA window CAAGCGCACCATCGTCGATGCCCAAGTGCATTTGTGGAAGGCGGAATCGGAGGATTGGAAATGGATCCCCGGCACCAAGCCGCAGATGCCCGAGCCGTTCACGATCGAGAAGCTTGTGCCGCTGATGGATCAGGCCGGTGTGGATCGCGTCGTCATCGTGCCGCCGTCTTGGCCGGGTGACCGCAACGATTACGCCCTTGAAGCGGCCCAGCGTTATCCCAATCGCTTCGCCGTCATGGGCCGCATCGCGCTGCAGAATCCGCAATCCGCCACGCTGCTGCCGAAATGGAAGGAGCAGCCCGGAATGCTCGGCGTCCGCATCAGCTTGCTCAGTGATGTCACGATGGCTTGGCTGACGGACGGGACGGCCGACTGGTTCTG harbors:
- a CDS encoding amidohydrolase family protein → MLSRRQIVTSPLAAGLALASQKATAQSAKRTIVDAQVHLWKAESEDWKWIPGTKPQMPEPFTIEKLVPLMDQAGVDRVVIVPPSWPGDRNDYALEAAQRYPNRFAVMGRIALQNPQSATLLPKWKEQPGMLGVRISLLSDVTMAWLTDGTADWFWPAAEKAGVPVMFLVPGQISMFARIAERHPADMADLFVG